In Chthoniobacterales bacterium, the genomic stretch GCAAGCAGGAGATAATCTATTGGTGTCATGTCGTATCGTACTGGTTTCGAGTCATTCAGCTAAGACTGATAGTCGATCGGTTCGATAGGTTATCGTTATCTATTGAACCGGGCTTCTTTGTTGGGCGACGCGCCATCCGCGAGAGGCGGGTTTTGCGTTTGCGAGAGAGCCGGCCCAGGCGGTCCACCAGTCGATTCACCGCCCCATACAGACTCGGATGGGTTGCGCCGCCATGCACGTCCCGGCCGGGCAACGCGAGCCTGGCGTTGACGGAAAACTCATGGGACGCACCGGAGGGACCGCGCAGGACGACTTCGGCGGAGAGAATATCTCCAGCAAAACGCGCCAAGGAGGAGATTTTTATCCGCACGAATTCGCGAACAGCGTTGCTGACCTTCAGATGATGCGGGGTGATATGGAGCGGGATGGTTTTCATTTGCCCCAAAATCACCCGTGGTTATTCGAGCGACCAAGACTACTAATCGATTAGACTGATAGCTTCTTTCTAACCTACTATGCAGCCATGGAATGGTTGAATTTTCATCATCTCCGCTACTTTTGGATGGTGGCCCGAAAAGGCGGCGTCCGAAAAGCGGCCGAGGCGCTGCACGTTTCGCAGCCATCGATTAGTGCGCAATTGCGTCTCCTGGAGGAGTCGCTGGGAGAGCAACTTTTCAAGCGCACCGGCCGCAGTCTCGTTCTCACCGAGGCCGGTCATCTCGTCCTTAGCTACGCGGATGAAATTTTCTCCGCGGCCCGCGAACTGATGAGCTCAATCAAGAAAGGCGCCGGCACGCGGCCGCTGCGCCTTAATATCGGAATAACAGATGCCGTCTCCAAACTCATTACTTTTGAGATCCTCCGGGCAGCGTTTCGCAACATCGACGCGATCCATGTCGTCTGCCGCGAGGGGGAACTCGGACCGCTTGTTCATCAGTTGCAGGCGCACCGGCTCGATATTGTTCTCGCCGACGAACCGGCCTCGAGCAGTCTCAAAACAAAGACATTCAATCATCGCCTTGGACGCTCCGGCATTACCTTCTGCGCCGTGCCGGCCCTGGCGAAAAAACTGCGTCGCAATTTTCCCCAGTCGCTGCACGGTGCGCCCGCGCTCCTCCCGAGCGAAAACATGGGGGTGCGGGCCGCGCTCGAGACCTGGTTCGACGCCCACGGCATTCGCCCCCGCCTCATCGGGGAGTTCGAAGATTCGGCCCTGATGGAAGTCTGTTCCGCGGAGGGCCGTGGCTTCACCATCGTCCATACGGTCGTCGATCGCACCGCGCTAAAACACTACGGACTCCGAGTCATTGCCAAGGTGGAGGAGTGCGGCACCGACTTCTATGCCATCACCGCGGAGCGGCGAGTGAAACATCCGGCCGCCGTCGCCATCACGGAGCACGCCTATTCGCATCTTTTTGCTTAGGCCGCGGCAATTCGCGTGGACTGGAAAAGAGGAATCATCGGTCGCGAGGCCTTCAAAGCGTGGTTTATTCCACTCCGAAACCTCACAAGACAAAACAGAAACAAATTCATGAAATCAATCATCCTGACAATTGCCCTGGCTGCCTTGTTCGTCTTTTCGGCGAGCGCCGCGGACACTTACAAAATTGATCCCGTCCACTCGTCGGTCGCCTTCAGCGTGGTCCACCTCGGGGTGACGAACTTTTACGGTAACTTCAAGGACATCGCCGGCACGGTTACCTTCGACCAGGCGGATCCCGCCAAAAGCGTGGTTGATATCTCGGTCCCGATCGAAAGCATCGAGACGCGCAACGACAAACGGAATGCGCATCTAAAAAGTCCGGATTTTTTTGATGCCCAGAAATTTCCGGCCATGACTTTCAAGAGCACGAAAGTGGAGGGGAGGGGAAACAATTACAAAGTGACCGGTGATTTCACGCTCCACGGCGTGACCAAGCCGTTGACGGTCGAGTTTAAGAAAGGGCCGGAAGGAAAGGGAATGCAGGGAGAAGTTCGCGGTGGCGGCGAAACGCGCTTCACCATCAAGCGGAGCGATTTCGGGATGACGTTCATGGCGAACGCGATCGCGGACGAGATCAATATCGTCTTAAGCGTGGAAGGCGTTAAGCAATAGTCGCCCGAGGCGCATCGCTTTTACAAACCACTGACGCCGGCCGAGCAGCGGTGCCGGCCCGTAGGCGAAGGAAGGTTCGCCTACTTGACGCCCTTCGCCGGGTCCCAGTTTCCCTTCATCTTGCGAATGTAGATGATCTGGCCGGTGTGATAGGCGTTGTGGGTGCTGATCCGGGCAATGATGGAATACCACTTCGCCAGCTTCGCGTCGTCGGCTTCTTCGATCGCTTTCTCCCAGGCGACCAGGACTTCGTCGATCTGTTTCACGCTTGCTTCCCAGCTCGCCTTGTCCAAACCGGCAAACGTCTCCTTGTTATCGCCGCTGAATGGCGCCGGCTTTTCGCCCTTGAACTTGGTGAGCTGCTGTTGATTCCAGAAGATCAGGTGATTCACCAGTTGCGCGATGGAATGGTTCTCATTCGGATCCTTCCACGCGGCCTGCTCCGGCGTGAGGCCTTCAATGGCGATCTTCACCGGCACGAACCAGTCTTCCTGGTTATGGGTGGTTTTTAGTTGCTCGAGAAGAACCGACTTGAGGGTAGGGGATGCCGGGCTGGGTTGGGCGGCCGCCATCGAAGCGGAAAGCAAAAGACTGGTGAGACAAAGCCGGGTCAGGAGTCGAGCAGAATACATAATTTTCCTTCGGTGAAGCTGCGCCTCGAGTGGTGCAGCGATACTGAATCCTAGGAAGTTGACTAGCGGCTGCTCAAGGTAAATCGCGGCGCTGACTGCTGGTGCTTCAGAGCTGCACGCTACTTATGTTTCTGGCGCTCGAGTTGGATTTGCTGAAGCAATTCCTTTTCGAGTTTCTCAAATTCCTCAAAGAACTTTCCGGCATCCTCGAGGCTCTGCGGATATTTCTCGAACCGCTTTCGCAATTTCTTCGTCGCAGGATCGTAGAAGAACTCCGGCCCCTGGTCGACGTTGGGCACGATGAGCTGGTCGCTCAGTTTCTGGTATCGCTCCATCAAGCCGAGCCACGCCCGCACGCGGGACTCGACTTTGCGCAGGGCGGCAAGCGTTTTCGGGTCGAGCAATTCCACCCCGCCGGCCTGGAGAAGCGTTGCCACATCAGTCGGGTTGTAGTCCGTGATGAAGACAAAGGGATAGAGCGGGGGCATTTCCCCCGCGTCGACCTTCGCGCGGAAGGCGGCGGCGTCCTGCCCTAACTTCTCGGCGCGTTCGTGGGCTACACCGATCGAGCCGCGGACGTCTTCCTCGAGCGATGCCAGAAGCACGTCACGGCGTTGCGCGTCGCGGTGACGTTCCTGATAACTGTTGAGCCAGAAGGCCGCGTAGGCGCCGATGAAAACCAGGAGCAATTCGGCGGTCCATTTCCCGATTTTTCGCGCCGTGGGTCGCATTGCTTGGTCTTAAGATTGATCGGGAATTTCGGCCTCGACCAATTTTGCGAGCAGAACGAGCGACTCCTGCCAGCCGAGATAACACATTTCGGCCGGGATAACGTCAGGCACGCCTTCCTGCACGATGTTCACGTCCGTCCCACCGAGGACCTTCTTCAACGTTACCGTCACCTGCATTTCGCCCGGCAGATTCGGGTCGTCGAACTTGTCGGTGTAGCGAATCCGCTCGTTAGGCGTGAGCTCAACATAGGTGCCGCCGAAGGAGTGGCTTTGGCCGGTGGTAAAATTCGTGAACGACATTTTGTGGCCGCCGCCGACTTTGGCATCCATGTGGTGCACCTTGCCGGTGAATCCGTTAGGTGGCAGCCATTTCACCATCGCGTCTGGGTCCAGGAAGGCGCGGTAAATTCTATCGGAGTCGGCGCGGATCACGCGGTGAAGTCGGATCGTGTTGGTAGCCATGATTGCCCGTTCTTTCGCCTCGCTCCGATTGCGATGCAACGTTGGAAGCGATAGTTTTCGCAATGAACATTCACAACGCGATCGCGAGCGTTGCCGTTAAGAATGTGAAGTCGGCGGCGGCGTGGTACGAAAAACTTTTCGAGCGCGGGCCCGACTCAACCCCGATGCCAGAGGTCGCGGAATGGAAGTTCGAGCGGGGTGGCTGGCTGCAGGTGTATCAATTGCCGGAACGTGCCGGCCAGGGCTCGTGCACGCTTGCCGTTAAGGATATGGAGAGCGTCATCCAGCGTCTGGCAGCTCTTGGCATCGACACGAGTGAGAGAACGGCCGGGGAAAAGGTCAAAACGG encodes the following:
- the raiA gene encoding ribosome-associated translation inhibitor RaiA; amino-acid sequence: MKTIPLHITPHHLKVSNAVREFVRIKISSLARFAGDILSAEVVLRGPSGASHEFSVNARLALPGRDVHGGATHPSLYGAVNRLVDRLGRLSRKRKTRLSRMARRPTKKPGSIDNDNLSNRSTISLS
- the nhaR gene encoding transcriptional activator NhaR, which gives rise to MEWLNFHHLRYFWMVARKGGVRKAAEALHVSQPSISAQLRLLEESLGEQLFKRTGRSLVLTEAGHLVLSYADEIFSAARELMSSIKKGAGTRPLRLNIGITDAVSKLITFEILRAAFRNIDAIHVVCREGELGPLVHQLQAHRLDIVLADEPASSSLKTKTFNHRLGRSGITFCAVPALAKKLRRNFPQSLHGAPALLPSENMGVRAALETWFDAHGIRPRLIGEFEDSALMEVCSAEGRGFTIVHTVVDRTALKHYGLRVIAKVEECGTDFYAITAERRVKHPAAVAITEHAYSHLFA
- a CDS encoding YceI family protein → MKSIILTIALAALFVFSASAADTYKIDPVHSSVAFSVVHLGVTNFYGNFKDIAGTVTFDQADPAKSVVDISVPIESIETRNDKRNAHLKSPDFFDAQKFPAMTFKSTKVEGRGNNYKVTGDFTLHGVTKPLTVEFKKGPEGKGMQGEVRGGGETRFTIKRSDFGMTFMANAIADEINIVLSVEGVKQ
- a CDS encoding DinB family protein, which codes for MYSARLLTRLCLTSLLLSASMAAAQPSPASPTLKSVLLEQLKTTHNQEDWFVPVKIAIEGLTPEQAAWKDPNENHSIAQLVNHLIFWNQQQLTKFKGEKPAPFSGDNKETFAGLDKASWEASVKQIDEVLVAWEKAIEEADDAKLAKWYSIIARISTHNAYHTGQIIYIRKMKGNWDPAKGVK
- a CDS encoding SRPBCC family protein; its protein translation is MATNTIRLHRVIRADSDRIYRAFLDPDAMVKWLPPNGFTGKVHHMDAKVGGGHKMSFTNFTTGQSHSFGGTYVELTPNERIRYTDKFDDPNLPGEMQVTVTLKKVLGGTDVNIVQEGVPDVIPAEMCYLGWQESLVLLAKLVEAEIPDQS
- a CDS encoding VOC family protein; this encodes MNIHNAIASVAVKNVKSAAAWYEKLFERGPDSTPMPEVAEWKFERGGWLQVYQLPERAGQGSCTLAVKDMESVIQRLAALGIDTSERTAGEKVKTVMITDPDGNHLAFAEVIDSTMAR